The nucleotide window ATCCACCCGCTAGTTCGTGCCAACTACTTGGCATCACCTCCATTGGTGGTAGCTTACGCACTTGCTGGAACAGTGGATGTTGATATCTATAACGAACCACTTGGAAAAGATAAAGATGGAAATGATGTATTCTTTAAAGACATCTGGCCTTCATCTCAAGAGATCAAAGATGAAATCTCTAAAGTTGTAACACCTGAAATCTTCCGTAAAGAATACGAAGGTGTGTTCAACAACAACGAAGAGTGGAATAAAATCGAAACAACTGATGAGCCTTTATATGAGTTCGATGACGAATCAACTTATATTCAGAACCCTCCATTCTTTGAAGAGATGTCTAAAGACCCGAAAGAAGTTACTGCATTGAATGGTATGCGTGTAATCGGTAAATTCGGTGACTCCGTCACGACTGACCACATTTCACCAGCCGGCGCTATTCCAAAGGATATGCCTGCAGGTCGTTACTTGATGGATAAAGATGTATCTCCACGTAACTTCAACTCATATGGTTCTCGTCGTGGTAACCACGAAGTGATGATGAGAGGTACGTTCGGTAACATCCGTATCCGTAACGAAATTGCTCAAGGTAAAGAAGGCGGGTACACAACTTACTGGCCTACTGAAGAAATCATGCCGATTTATGACGCTGCTATGAAATACAAAGAAGACAACACGGATCTATGTATTATAGCTGGTCAAGATTATGGTATGGGAAGCTCTCGTGACTGGGCTGCAAAAGGTACTGACTTATTAGGTATCAAAACAGTCATCGCTGAAAGCTTTGAGCGTATCCACCGTTCAAACTTAGTAATGATGGGTGTTCTACCTCTACAGTTCAAACAAGAGGACAGCATTGAATCACTAGGATTGACTGGACGCGAAACATTCGACGTACAAATCGGAGAAGACGTTAAACCTCACGATCTAGTACAAGTAACTGCAACTGACGAAGACGGTAAACAAACTGTATTCGAAGTTGTAGCACGCTTTGATAGTGATGTGGAAGTTGATTACTACCGTCACGGTGGTATCCTTCAAATGGTACTACGCCAGAAACTCCAAACAATATAATTTATTAAGGAGAGCACTTGCTGAGGCAAGTGCTCTTTTTTTCTATAATTTAAATATTGAATTAGTGAGTGTAGAGTGTGGAGGTATTTGAACTGAACAGAAGGAAAAGACTACATAGGGAGAGTTTCTTTATATATTTAGCTCTGTCAAAGTTTGTTGTTGATACTAACGAATCACTTATAGGTGAATGAATGTTAACAGAGCTAAATATTTAAAACACTGTTCATCAATTTGTAAGACAAGTTTTCACTAGCATCTAATCATTTCTGTTATAGTAAAAATGAAATCTAAGTTATTGGAGCTAAGAATATGTTAGGTATGTGGCAACTAGGCCCATTTAATATTTATATTCCTCATTTAATCATCATTTTTTCAATTTTAATATCAGGGTTTTTGGCCAGTGGTTTAGCGAAACGACATCAGTTGTCCATAACCCCCAAACAGGCATTTGACCTGATAACGGAAGCATGGATCGTATTCTTCATTGTATGGAAACTTAGCTATTTCTTTTACCATCCTGCTGACCTGGCGGAGAACCCAATTGTAATTCTTTATTTTTTCGGTGGGGAATGGGGGATGTTGCTTGCTGGAGTATCGGCAGGAATTTATTCTTATTTTCATGCTAAAAAATATGGGTTGCCTCTTACAGATAATTTGATTCTTGTATTAACCAGTGGGGTTTTCATTAAAAGTATTGATGTTTTGATTGATTATAATCAATTAAAGGAGTACATATTTTTAATTGAAGGGTTCATATATATTAGTGTTCTAGTATATTTTGCTGTCTTCAATAGATATACACTTATAATGTTCTTCCGTTTATTAAGATGGATTTTAATTGTATGGGTTATATTCCGCGTGGCGACTGAAGAACTGCAGTTATATTTTGAATGGACAATCTTTGCGATAATAGTCTCATTAATTTTATTATTTTCTGAGTGGAAGTTCGGGAAGGAGAAAGTCTAATGCTTTTCAAACGTTTAATTGCTTTAGGAATCATATTAACACTTGGTGGTATTATCGTATACAACGTAATGGCCGGAGATCAAGAGCAGGAAGAAGAGGGTTCTGAAAGTGGCGCTGTCTTTGTTGTACCTGAAGGAATGGAAGATGTTAATAAAAAGATTGAGATCGGAGAAGCTGCTCCTAATTTTCAGTTGACGAATATGGATGGTGATCAAGTGGAGCTTAATGATTTCAAAGGAAAAAAGGTTTTACTCAACTTCTGGGCAAGTTGGTGTGGTCCTTGTAGAGCTGAAATGCCACATATGCAAGACATCCATGAAAAATATGGTGATGAAGTTGCAATCGTAGGCGTAAATGTAACTGGTTCAGAAACTTCAAAGAAAGACGCAGTAAAATTTGTCGGCGAATACGATTTAACTTTCCCAATTTTATTTGATGAGACGAATGAAGTCAGTTTGCGATACAAAGCACTATCACTCCCAACTACACACTTCATCAATACTGAAGGAGTCGTGCAACTGCCACCGAAATCTGGGGCAATGAGTTATGAAGAGATGGAAAAGAAGATAGAACAATTGGATTAAATTAGTATAATATTTCAAAAAGTTGGTCATCCTTTAAGAAAAAAGGAGCGACCAACCGTGAGAAAAAGAAATCAACAATCATTTACAGCACTTTTTGAATCAGAAAAACAAAGAATTTTGAATGATCCTCGTTCGATTGAACAGATCTATGAAAAGTTGGATCGTCGTATGGAAGTCATCAAACCTAAGAAACACGCATAATATTCTCACTTTTCCCTATAATAAGCATGATAATGATTGGAAGGAGTCGATGAACATGCGTGGTTATCCTAGAAAAAACGCTAAACCTGATGATCGATCAGACAATGTGGACAAGCTTCAACAAAACATTGAAAACACATTGGAAAATATCCAAGAAGCTGAGCATTCAGCTGAACGGTCTAATGAGGAACAATCTCAAGCTATCAAAGAGAAAAATGATCGAAGACGTCAGTCTATTGACGGTATGCGAGAAGAAATCAAAGATGAATTTCACGACCAATAAGAGCTGGATAATCTCCAGCTCTTTTCTTTTGTGATAAAATGACTGTGTATTATGAAAAAGGGAGAGTCCTATATGCTAATAAATGAAACTGACGTTAAAGTAAGGTATCAAGAAACCGACCAAATGGGAGTCGTTTATCACGCTAATTATCTTGTATGGTTTGAGATCGGGAGAACTAACCTGATTGAGGATCTAGGCTTCAACTATGCAGATATGGAAGCTGAAGGTGTAGTTTCCCCTGTAACTGACCTGGATGTGAAGTATAAGCGCCCGTTACGTTATGGACAAACAGCTACGGTAAAAACAGTGATTCAGGAATATACAGGATTTAGAGTCGTTTACAGATATGAAGTCTATAATGAAGAAGGGGAGCTTGCTGTTTCAGGCACCACTTCACATGTTTGTGTTAAAAAATCGAATTTCAGACCAATTTCTATAAAAAAACATTTCCCCGATTGGCATGAAGCCTACCAAAAAGCAATGGAGGATTAAAGATGGCTTTCGGAATAAAGCGAGATGAACTGAGGGAATGGAAAAGAGAGGCGGAAGAAGGAAGAATCGCTTTCATCACACATTTCTGGAAAACAGAGAAATTTCCTGGTATGACAACCGTTACCAAGGTTGGTTGTTGTGATAGGCAAAAACTGATTGAGTGGGGAAAAAAGTACGGTTTGAAACCAGGATGGATTGATGAAAATGAAAAGTATCCACACTTCGACCTGATCGGTTCATTTCAACAAGATATATTAAAGGCTGAAAATAAACTATGGCAGTTAGAGCGATTAAAAAAACCAAACAAGAAGAACCAGAACTCTTAATGAGAATTCTGGTTCTTCTTTTTTTCTGGCACTGGATCGAATCCCCCAGGATGGAAGGGGTGACATTTTAATATCCTTTTAATACTCAAATATAGACCTTTGAATACTCCAAAACGCTCAAATGAAGTGAGACTGTATTGCGAGCATGTCGGATGAAAGCGGCACGAAGGTCCAAGCATAGGCGATATGAATTTTTGATATCCTCTAATCAAGAGGATGAATATCTTTTTCATAAGAAACCAACTTTACTTGTCCGACATCTTGTCGTAAGTGATGGAAGCTACCGCATCATGCAAATGGATCGATTCTTCATTGACGCATTCTACATAAAATTTTTCTACAAATTCCATCTCATACAAATCTGCAGCTACTAGGCGAACCATATCTTCAACAAAACGTGGATTTTCAAAAGCTTGCTCCGTCACCATTTTTTCATCAGGACGTTTAAGGACAGGGTGGATACGGGCACTTGCATTGGATTCAGCCGCTTCTAACAACACTTCTTTCCAATCAACCTTAGAATCATCAAAGGTTTCATCAAGTTTGACTTCCATCGTTAAATTTCCACGTTGGTTATGCGCACTATATTCACTGATCTCTTTAGAACAAGGGCATAAGGTTGTTACCTTACCTGTGAGCCCAACAGTTATATCATAGCCTGTGTCTTGATCATATCGTACATCCATCCATGCCTCTGCATGGTTCATACCTGATTGCCCAGTGTATGGTGCCTTTCTTTCGAAAAACCAAGGAAATGAAACCGACAATTCGGCATCTCTTTGGTTCAAACGAGTGTGTAATTCATATACAAACTTCTTAAGAGTTGGTATATTCACTTCGAATTCATTCTGACTATAAGACTGAAGCTGCTCAGTGAACCTACTCATATTCGTACCTTTACTATCTTGTGAAATCGTAGAGGCGAAGTAAAAGGTTCCGATCGTTGATTGCTTATTGGGAGCAATTCCACTCTGGATGCTTACTGGGTGCTTAACATTGGATATACCAACAGCATCAAGCTCGAATAAGAAGTCTTTCTTTGTATTTTGCAGATCAACCATTTCACTTTTTTCTTCTGGTTTTGTACGTGGCCCAGGATCGACTGAACCGAACAATTTATGGCGATCTGATTTGGTAGGTAGTTGTTTTTTCGTTGAAACTTCGTTCATATCTGTATCTCCTTTCATAAGAAGAATAATCTTGATTTCTTTTATTCTACATTCATAGTATACATGATGCTGTTTTTGTCATTCAATTCATTGAACTTACTCAAGGTAAGGAACTACGTCTATATCATCTGTAAAAGTTTTAATTAATTCTTCTGTATCTTCATACCAAGAGTTTGCCCCTTCAAGTTGATCGTCTGTTATGTCAGCCAACGGAACGATACGGAAATTGGTTTCTGAGTCATGCAGGTTGTATGTTGGCATTAATTTTGCATTTGAAACCTTCGTTTTGACAGAACCATCTTCTATTGTTTTTGTCAGTTCAACTTGCGAGATTGCTCCGATTAACCTTTCAGTTCCTTCTTGTGCGGATAAGAAGTTTCCAAGGGAATAATAAACGACTTTATCCCCGTCTTCGGAAGATATCCAATCCACAGGCTGTAATACATGTGGGTGGTGCCCCAATATGACATCTGCACCTTCAGAAATTAAAAGCTCTGATAAAAATTCCTGTTCTTCATTTGGTAGAGGTTGGTATTGTTGACCAAAGTGCATACTGACAACAACAAAGTCAGTTTCGGATTTTATCTCCTCAAGGTCTTCTAACATTGTGTCAACGTCTATCAGATTGACTAGATAATCTTTTCCTTCAGGGACGGGTATACCGTTTGTCCCATAAGTGTAAGAGAGAAAACCGACAGAAATACCTTTTCTATTGAGTATTCTATGCGTGTTACGATCTTCCTCACTACGGTATCCGCCAACATATTCAAGGCCGATATCATTCAAATGGCCAGTGGCATTCATAATAGCTTTTTCTCCACGGTCTAACGTATGGTTGTTTGCAATCGAAACGATATCAACCCCGACCTCTTTTAGTGCATCACCTAATTCAAACGGCGAGTTAAAGGATGGGTAGGTGGATAAACCGATTTCAGTTCCCCCAAGAATCGTTTCTTGGTTAGCGATTGTTATATCGGCATTTTTTAAATATTTCTCAATTGGTTCGAACATTGGAGTGAAATCATAACTACCATTGGTTTCAGCGTCCTCATACACAGGTGAATGAATTAATAAGTCGCCGATTCCGTTCAACTTGATTGATGCTTGATAGGATTTCGTTTCCATGGCAAAATTCGATATTTTATTATGTTGTTCTGCTGTTCTGTTATTATTTATATCGCTTTGCTCATTATTAAATAAGAAAAATAAAAGCAATGATAATAACACTACACTTATACTAGCTGAGATGATCAATAATTTCTTTGACAAAATCATCCCTCCGTTCCTGGGTGTTTTGTTGCTTATAGCCAAGTTATTTTCGGTTCTGTTTTGTTCTTGATTCTTTTGATATTGTCGGTATGTCTGTAAATGACAAAAGAAGCAAGTAGAACAGTGATGATTGTTAATCCAACTTCCTGAAAGGCAATAGATGAAATAACAGCAGTTATGGCTGTCAATATTGAAGCAAGAGAAACATACTTAAACAATTTTAAGAAAAGGAAGAATGCAGCTAATGCAATGAAAAAGACGAAAGGATTGACTGCAAGAATCACACCGCCTGAGGTAGCAACGGCTTTTCCTCCTTTGAACTTGGCGAAAATGGGATATGTATGACCAATAACTGCGAAAATTCCAATGATTAAAGGATGCGTCGAAGGAGCAAAGGAAATTGCTAGCAGGACAGGGATTACACCTTTAATGATGTCCATCAAGGAAACAATTATTCCCGCTTTAATACCTAACACACGAAAAGTGTTAGTTCCTCCTAAGTTCCCACTCCCATGTTCACGTATATCAATCTGGTAAAATGTTTTTCCGATGATGAGAGCTGATGGCGTCGAGCCGATTAAATAAGCAATGATTGCGAAAATTAGATAATCCATAATGTACTCCTTTAATAGTATAATTTCTTTTATTTTATCAAAATAAGTCGATTAAAAGAAGGCTTTTCACTTGTTCCAGGAGAGACGAGAGCGATTCTTCTACTTATATTTCTATGTTCAATCCAATGAATCTAGTATAAAATGTTGTTAGATAGGGGGTAGGTCAGAAGTATGAGCACAAAATCACGATCAACCACCAGTAACACCCCAAATTTGAAAACCTCTTTATTGATTATTAGTTTGTTGGCAGGGGCATTGGTCGTTGCCTTTTATTTCTATTTACAACCTTCCGATCAATTCAATGAATATATCAACGAACAAAATTCCATCATGATTGACCAGGAAACCATTGAAGAAAACTTCATTTTTCATCAGGATAAAATATATATTCCTGTAGTCACAGCCCAACAACATATTGATGATCGAATATATTATAACGAGCGAGATGCTGCTGTTATTTTAACCACTGGAACAAAAGTGATCGAATTTCCATTGAATGATTTCAGTCGTTCGGTTAATCGTGAAAAAGAAGAATCGGATTACTCTCCGGCCATTCTTGATAGAGAAGAAGCGTTTATCTCAGTTGAACAGTTGCAGGATATTTATGGTCTAGCATTTGAATATCTTCCTCAACAAGAACAACTTTATCTCGTTACAGCAGGGAACGAATTAATTTCAGCTCAACTTTCAGAAGATACAGATTTAGATGATAGAAGAGTACGCCATTCACCCAACTACCAATCTTCTTACTTTAAAGAAGTTGAAGATGATGAGTTCTGGGTGATTGAACAAGCAAACGATTTTTACCGGATACTATTACAATCTGGAGAGATCGGGCATTTACCTGAAGAATCTGTATCTATTTTAAAAACAAGTCTGATTGAACCTTTGAATGATCCTTTTGAACCTGTTGAACATAATATTGATAAACCTTTACACATGAGTTGGGATGCCATGTATCAATCCGCTTCAACTCCAGACAATGCTCCATCATTACCCGGAGTTGATGTAATTTCACCTACGTGGTTTCACTTAACTGATTCGGAAGGTAACATTAGAGATTACGGCAAAAAAAGCTATGTCGAATCAGCTCAAGAGCAAGGTAAAGAAGTATGGGCCCTATTTTCAAACGATTTTGACCCTGATCGGACGTCAGCAGTCTTCAAAAGCTTTGAAAAACGTTCACGTGTCATCGATCAACTTCTTGAAAAAGCGGAAACTTATCAGTTAGATGGGCTGAATATAGATATTGAAAATGTGAATTACCAAGACCAAGATTTAGTCACCCAATTTATACGAGAGCTTGTGCCGTTAGCTCATAATAAGGGGCTCGTCGTTTCGATGGATATCACATTTTTATCGATGAGTGGTAATTGGTCCCTTTTCTATGACCGAGAAGAACTCGTCCAGTTAGTCGATTACCTTGTCGTTATGGCATATGATCAACATCCTGCACGATCAACAGTAGCTGGAAGTGTGGCTGAACTTGACTGGGTGGACCGGGAATTAGATGAACTACTTCAAGTTGTACCAAACGACCAACTCATTCTAGGCGTTCCGTTGTATACTAGGTTATGGACAGAAACAGATTCAGAAGTGTCCTCTGAAGTGTTTTCCATGGACGAGGCAAAACAGTGGACGGAAAATCAAGAAGAAGAGGTAGCTTTTGACGAGGATGCCGGCCAAGATTATTTATTTGTGGAAGAATCTAATGAATCGTACAAGTTGTGGTTAGAAAACTCACAGTCGATATCGAGTAGAATTGAACTTGTTAAAAAGTATGATTTACCTGGCATCGCTACTTGGGAAGAATCCTTCGCGAATGAATCGATCTGGCCATTGATTAAAGAGAAACTGGATCAATATCGTGAAAGTGATGAATAGCCAAGTGTTGAGAATTAAAATGAAACAAGCTATTCTATAACCTAAGATTAATTGAAAGGGTGACTCTAAATGCAAAATCCATCAAACGATCAAATTAAAAAAGTTTTAGAAGAAGCGAAAACGATTGCGGTGGTCGGTTTATCTGATAAACAGCATCGTACGTCTTATCAAATATCACAGATTATGCAGGAAAATGGATATAAGATCATCCCGGTAAACCCTAATGTTAATGAGGTTCTAGGTGAAAAAAGTTATTCATCTCTTAAAGAAATTCCAGAACAGATCGATATCATTAATGTATTCAGAAGATCTGAATTTTTGGAGGATGTTGCCAAAGAAGCTGTCCAAACAGATTGTAAAGTTTTCTGGGCTCAACAGGGTGTTTATGACGAAAAAGCTTACGAGATATTGAAAGAGAAGGACTTTACAGTCATAATGGACTTATGCATAAAGGTAGCTCATGCCGTAACGATGGGCAAATAATCAAAGTTGTCACATGAAAATCTCTGCGTAAGCAGAGGTTTTCTATTCACATAAAATAACTGGACGATGGTAGAGAAAGGAGTCGTACGATTGACTCAGACAAATCAATATAACGATGACTCGATACAGGTATTAGAAGGATTAGATGCTGTAAGAAAGCGCCCAGGAATGTACATAGGAAGCACCGATCACCGAGGTTTACACCATTTAGTTTTTGAAATCGTCGATAATGCGGTGGATGAAGCTTTAGCTGGATTCGGTGAAACGATCAAAGTAATTATCCATAAAGATGAATCGATCTCTGTGATTGATGAAGGAAGAGGTATGCCAACAGGGATGCATAAATCTGGCAAACCAACTCCTGAAGTTATTTTCACCGTTCTACACGCAGGAGGTAAATTCGGGCAAGGTGGCTACAAAACAAGTGGTGGTCTTCACGGGGTAGGTGCCTCGGTTGTTAATGCTCTCTCTGAGTGGGTTGAAGTTCATATTTTCAGAGATGGTAAGAAGTTTTACCAGCGCTTTGAGGACGGGGGTAAACCGGCTACTACGTTAGAAGATCGAGGGAATACGAAGAAATCGGGTACGACAATCCGGTTCAAGCCAGACCCATCGATGTTTACGACGATCCATTATCAATATGATTTGCTATCTGAACGTTTGAGAGAAGCGGCGTTTCTTTTAAAAGGAATTCAAATTGTCTTGATCGATGAACGTGATGAACAACCCCAGCAAGACGAATTCCTATATCCAGATGGTCTTGAATCGTTTGTGGCTTACCTGAATGAAGAGAAGGATGGGCTACATGATCAGATCATTTCTTTTGAGGGTGAGCTAAAAGGAATTGAAGTAGATTTTGCCTT belongs to Halalkalibacillus sediminis and includes:
- a CDS encoding CoA-binding protein, which translates into the protein MQNPSNDQIKKVLEEAKTIAVVGLSDKQHRTSYQISQIMQENGYKIIPVNPNVNEVLGEKSYSSLKEIPEQIDIINVFRRSEFLEDVAKEAVQTDCKVFWAQQGVYDEKAYEILKEKDFTVIMDLCIKVAHAVTMGK
- a CDS encoding acyl-CoA thioesterase, with the translated sequence MLINETDVKVRYQETDQMGVVYHANYLVWFEIGRTNLIEDLGFNYADMEAEGVVSPVTDLDVKYKRPLRYGQTATVKTVIQEYTGFRVVYRYEVYNEEGELAVSGTTSHVCVKKSNFRPISIKKHFPDWHEAYQKAMED
- a CDS encoding CapA family protein → MSKKLLIISASISVVLLSLLLFFLFNNEQSDINNNRTAEQHNKISNFAMETKSYQASIKLNGIGDLLIHSPVYEDAETNGSYDFTPMFEPIEKYLKNADITIANQETILGGTEIGLSTYPSFNSPFELGDALKEVGVDIVSIANNHTLDRGEKAIMNATGHLNDIGLEYVGGYRSEEDRNTHRILNRKGISVGFLSYTYGTNGIPVPEGKDYLVNLIDVDTMLEDLEEIKSETDFVVVSMHFGQQYQPLPNEEQEFLSELLISEGADVILGHHPHVLQPVDWISSEDGDKVVYYSLGNFLSAQEGTERLIGAISQVELTKTIEDGSVKTKVSNAKLMPTYNLHDSETNFRIVPLADITDDQLEGANSWYEDTEELIKTFTDDIDVVPYLE
- the yidD gene encoding membrane protein insertion efficiency factor YidD; translated protein: MKKIFILLIRGYQKFISPMLGPSCRFHPTCSQYSLTSFERFGVFKGLYLSIKRILKCHPFHPGGFDPVPEKKKNQNSH
- a CDS encoding glycosyl hydrolase family 18 protein — encoded protein: MSTKSRSTTSNTPNLKTSLLIISLLAGALVVAFYFYLQPSDQFNEYINEQNSIMIDQETIEENFIFHQDKIYIPVVTAQQHIDDRIYYNERDAAVILTTGTKVIEFPLNDFSRSVNREKEESDYSPAILDREEAFISVEQLQDIYGLAFEYLPQQEQLYLVTAGNELISAQLSEDTDLDDRRVRHSPNYQSSYFKEVEDDEFWVIEQANDFYRILLQSGEIGHLPEESVSILKTSLIEPLNDPFEPVEHNIDKPLHMSWDAMYQSASTPDNAPSLPGVDVISPTWFHLTDSEGNIRDYGKKSYVESAQEQGKEVWALFSNDFDPDRTSAVFKSFEKRSRVIDQLLEKAETYQLDGLNIDIENVNYQDQDLVTQFIRELVPLAHNKGLVVSMDITFLSMSGNWSLFYDREELVQLVDYLVVMAYDQHPARSTVAGSVAELDWVDRELDELLQVVPNDQLILGVPLYTRLWTETDSEVSSEVFSMDEAKQWTENQEEEVAFDEDAGQDYLFVEESNESYKLWLENSQSISSRIELVKKYDLPGIATWEESFANESIWPLIKEKLDQYRESDE
- the plsY gene encoding glycerol-3-phosphate 1-O-acyltransferase PlsY — translated: MDYLIFAIIAYLIGSTPSALIIGKTFYQIDIREHGSGNLGGTNTFRVLGIKAGIIVSLMDIIKGVIPVLLAISFAPSTHPLIIGIFAVIGHTYPIFAKFKGGKAVATSGGVILAVNPFVFFIALAAFFLFLKLFKYVSLASILTAITAVISSIAFQEVGLTIITVLLASFVIYRHTDNIKRIKNKTEPKITWL
- the folE2 gene encoding GTP cyclohydrolase FolE2, with amino-acid sequence MNEVSTKKQLPTKSDRHKLFGSVDPGPRTKPEEKSEMVDLQNTKKDFLFELDAVGISNVKHPVSIQSGIAPNKQSTIGTFYFASTISQDSKGTNMSRFTEQLQSYSQNEFEVNIPTLKKFVYELHTRLNQRDAELSVSFPWFFERKAPYTGQSGMNHAEAWMDVRYDQDTGYDITVGLTGKVTTLCPCSKEISEYSAHNQRGNLTMEVKLDETFDDSKVDWKEVLLEAAESNASARIHPVLKRPDEKMVTEQAFENPRFVEDMVRLVAADLYEMEFVEKFYVECVNEESIHLHDAVASITYDKMSDK
- the tlp gene encoding small acid-soluble spore protein Tlp; this translates as MRGYPRKNAKPDDRSDNVDKLQQNIENTLENIQEAEHSAERSNEEQSQAIKEKNDRRRQSIDGMREEIKDEFHDQ
- a CDS encoding FbpB family small basic protein, producing MRKRNQQSFTALFESEKQRILNDPRSIEQIYEKLDRRMEVIKPKKHA
- a CDS encoding TlpA family protein disulfide reductase; the protein is MLFKRLIALGIILTLGGIIVYNVMAGDQEQEEEGSESGAVFVVPEGMEDVNKKIEIGEAAPNFQLTNMDGDQVELNDFKGKKVLLNFWASWCGPCRAEMPHMQDIHEKYGDEVAIVGVNVTGSETSKKDAVKFVGEYDLTFPILFDETNEVSLRYKALSLPTTHFINTEGVVQLPPKSGAMSYEEMEKKIEQLD